One Salminus brasiliensis chromosome 5, fSalBra1.hap2, whole genome shotgun sequence DNA segment encodes these proteins:
- the LOC140555655 gene encoding testis-specific serine/threonine-protein kinase 6-like isoform X3, translating to MKTSKELKSLGFKLIRELGEGSFGKVVLASSTQQRKDVAIKIIEPKQHSREYRSKFLRRELEILKTLRHPHIIEVHEIMVRQGQVLIVMEAAATDLMSKIQELHRIPIHQAKTWFSQLLSAVVYLHQRDIVHRDLKCDNVLLTADDQVKLTDFSFVRIYKGISKSRTFCCTVSYAAPEVLMGLPYDPKKNDVWSLGVILYIMVTGFMPFKTTSKRYMVYEQRKALVFPDQATVEEPCRMFITHLLQFDPSTRPSATEVEQHPWMQPRQESSPGDNVFGAPNNGCDGCSDIVQQQLTAVADSEENSRVIGRFLVVAVREELEGGSGGNCHDDINPLQPTEEELQSSSLSRGEKRPAPWAGGGGSAPTVHKEAERQEVPQVEDPEKVEEGAPFVALYHGSG from the exons ATGAAGACCAGCAAAGAACTGAAGAGCTTGGGCTTCAAGCTGATTCGTGAACTCGGAGAAGGGAGTTTTGGAAAGGTTGTACTGGCCTCATCTACACAGCAGCGCAAAGATGTGGCCATTAAAATAATAGAACCCAAGCAGCATTCACGCGAGTACCGCTCTAAGTTTCTGCGTCGGGAACTTGAGATCCTTAAAACGCTACGCCACCCTCACATCATTGAAGTGCATGAGATTATGGTGAGGCAAGGACAGGTGCTCATCGTGATGGAGGCTGCTGCTACAGACCTAATGAGCAAGATTCAGGAGCTCCACCGTATCCCCATCCACCAGGCCAAAACCTGGTTctcccagctcctcagtgccgTGGTGTATCTGCACCAGAGGGACATTGTCCATCGAGACCTGAAATGTGACAATGTGCTGCTGACcgctgatgaccaggtcaaactgACAGACTTTAGCTTTGTACGCATTTATAAAGGCATCAGTAAAAGTAGGACGTTTTGCTGCACTGTCTCCTACGCTGCACCCGAGGTGCTTATGGGTCTGCCTTATGACCCAAAGAAAAATGATGTGTGGAGCCTGGGTGTCATTCTCTACATCATGGTTACCGGGTTCATGCCTTTCAAAACCACGAGTAAGCGCTACATGGTATATGAGCAGCGCAAAGCCTTAGTCTTTCCAGATCAGGCcacagtggaggagccctgtcgCATGTTCATCACTCATCTGCTGCAGTTCGATCCCAGCACTCGGCCTTCAGCGACAGAGGTGGAACAGCACCCTTGGATGCAGCCGAGGCAGGAGAG CTCTCCGGGGGACAACGTGTTTGGAGCTCCTAATAACGGATGTGATGGATGCAGTGACATCgtacagcagcagctcactgCTGTAGCAGATTCAGAGGAAAACAGCcg agttataggcagGTTTCTTGTGGTAGCTGTTAGGGAGGAGCTTGAGGGGGGCAGCGGAGGAAATTGTCATGATGACATCAACCCACTCCAGCCTACAGAGGAAGAGCTTCAGTCTTCCTCATTGAGCAGAG GAGAGAAACGTCCCGCTCCCTGGGCCGGCGGTGGAGGCAGTGCTCCCACAGTCCACAAAGAAGCAGAGAGGCAGGAGGTTCCCCAAGTTGAAG ATCCTGAAAAAGTCGAAGAGGGTGCACCCTTTGTAGCCCTCTATCATGGCTCAGGGTGA
- the LOC140555655 gene encoding testis-specific serine/threonine-protein kinase 6-like isoform X2: protein MKTSKELKSLGFKLIRELGEGSFGKVVLASSTQQRKDVAIKIIEPKQHSREYRSKFLRRELEILKTLRHPHIIEVHEIMVRQGQVLIVMEAAATDLMSKIQELHRIPIHQAKTWFSQLLSAVVYLHQRDIVHRDLKCDNVLLTADDQVKLTDFSFVRIYKGISKSRTFCCTVSYAAPEVLMGLPYDPKKNDVWSLGVILYIMVTGFMPFKTTSKRYMVYEQRKALVFPDQATVEEPCRMFITHLLQFDPSTRPSATEVEQHPWMQPRQESSPGDNVFGAPNNGCDGCSDIVQQQLTAVADSEENSRVIGRFLVVAVREELEGGSGGNCHDDINPLQPTEEELQSSSLSRGRSSYCRSSCLFVFPGEKRPAPWAGGGGSAPTVHKEAERQEVPQVEDPEKVEEGAPFVALYHGSG from the exons ATGAAGACCAGCAAAGAACTGAAGAGCTTGGGCTTCAAGCTGATTCGTGAACTCGGAGAAGGGAGTTTTGGAAAGGTTGTACTGGCCTCATCTACACAGCAGCGCAAAGATGTGGCCATTAAAATAATAGAACCCAAGCAGCATTCACGCGAGTACCGCTCTAAGTTTCTGCGTCGGGAACTTGAGATCCTTAAAACGCTACGCCACCCTCACATCATTGAAGTGCATGAGATTATGGTGAGGCAAGGACAGGTGCTCATCGTGATGGAGGCTGCTGCTACAGACCTAATGAGCAAGATTCAGGAGCTCCACCGTATCCCCATCCACCAGGCCAAAACCTGGTTctcccagctcctcagtgccgTGGTGTATCTGCACCAGAGGGACATTGTCCATCGAGACCTGAAATGTGACAATGTGCTGCTGACcgctgatgaccaggtcaaactgACAGACTTTAGCTTTGTACGCATTTATAAAGGCATCAGTAAAAGTAGGACGTTTTGCTGCACTGTCTCCTACGCTGCACCCGAGGTGCTTATGGGTCTGCCTTATGACCCAAAGAAAAATGATGTGTGGAGCCTGGGTGTCATTCTCTACATCATGGTTACCGGGTTCATGCCTTTCAAAACCACGAGTAAGCGCTACATGGTATATGAGCAGCGCAAAGCCTTAGTCTTTCCAGATCAGGCcacagtggaggagccctgtcgCATGTTCATCACTCATCTGCTGCAGTTCGATCCCAGCACTCGGCCTTCAGCGACAGAGGTGGAACAGCACCCTTGGATGCAGCCGAGGCAGGAGAG CTCTCCGGGGGACAACGTGTTTGGAGCTCCTAATAACGGATGTGATGGATGCAGTGACATCgtacagcagcagctcactgCTGTAGCAGATTCAGAGGAAAACAGCcg agttataggcagGTTTCTTGTGGTAGCTGTTAGGGAGGAGCTTGAGGGGGGCAGCGGAGGAAATTGTCATGATGACATCAACCCACTCCAGCCTACAGAGGAAGAGCTTCAGTCTTCCTCATTGAGCAGAG GACGCTCCTCATACTGCAGAAGCTCCTGCTTGTTCGTCTTCCCAGGAGAGAAACGTCCCGCTCCCTGGGCCGGCGGTGGAGGCAGTGCTCCCACAGTCCACAAAGAAGCAGAGAGGCAGGAGGTTCCCCAAGTTGAAG ATCCTGAAAAAGTCGAAGAGGGTGCACCCTTTGTAGCCCTCTATCATGGCTCAGGGTGA
- the LOC140555655 gene encoding testis-specific serine/threonine-protein kinase 6-like isoform X1, with product MKTSKELKSLGFKLIRELGEGSFGKVVLASSTQQRKDVAIKIIEPKQHSREYRSKFLRRELEILKTLRHPHIIEVHEIMVRQGQVLIVMEAAATDLMSKIQELHRIPIHQAKTWFSQLLSAVVYLHQRDIVHRDLKCDNVLLTADDQVKLTDFSFVRIYKGISKSRTFCCTVSYAAPEVLMGLPYDPKKNDVWSLGVILYIMVTGFMPFKTTSKRYMVYEQRKALVFPDQATVEEPCRMFITHLLQFDPSTRPSATEVEQHPWMQPRQESSPGDNVFGAPNNGCDGCSDIVQQQLTAVADSEENSRVIGRFLVVAVREELEGGSGGNCHDDINPLQPTEEELQSSSLSRAGRSSYCRSSCLFVFPGEKRPAPWAGGGGSAPTVHKEAERQEVPQVEDPEKVEEGAPFVALYHGSG from the exons ATGAAGACCAGCAAAGAACTGAAGAGCTTGGGCTTCAAGCTGATTCGTGAACTCGGAGAAGGGAGTTTTGGAAAGGTTGTACTGGCCTCATCTACACAGCAGCGCAAAGATGTGGCCATTAAAATAATAGAACCCAAGCAGCATTCACGCGAGTACCGCTCTAAGTTTCTGCGTCGGGAACTTGAGATCCTTAAAACGCTACGCCACCCTCACATCATTGAAGTGCATGAGATTATGGTGAGGCAAGGACAGGTGCTCATCGTGATGGAGGCTGCTGCTACAGACCTAATGAGCAAGATTCAGGAGCTCCACCGTATCCCCATCCACCAGGCCAAAACCTGGTTctcccagctcctcagtgccgTGGTGTATCTGCACCAGAGGGACATTGTCCATCGAGACCTGAAATGTGACAATGTGCTGCTGACcgctgatgaccaggtcaaactgACAGACTTTAGCTTTGTACGCATTTATAAAGGCATCAGTAAAAGTAGGACGTTTTGCTGCACTGTCTCCTACGCTGCACCCGAGGTGCTTATGGGTCTGCCTTATGACCCAAAGAAAAATGATGTGTGGAGCCTGGGTGTCATTCTCTACATCATGGTTACCGGGTTCATGCCTTTCAAAACCACGAGTAAGCGCTACATGGTATATGAGCAGCGCAAAGCCTTAGTCTTTCCAGATCAGGCcacagtggaggagccctgtcgCATGTTCATCACTCATCTGCTGCAGTTCGATCCCAGCACTCGGCCTTCAGCGACAGAGGTGGAACAGCACCCTTGGATGCAGCCGAGGCAGGAGAG CTCTCCGGGGGACAACGTGTTTGGAGCTCCTAATAACGGATGTGATGGATGCAGTGACATCgtacagcagcagctcactgCTGTAGCAGATTCAGAGGAAAACAGCcg agttataggcagGTTTCTTGTGGTAGCTGTTAGGGAGGAGCTTGAGGGGGGCAGCGGAGGAAATTGTCATGATGACATCAACCCACTCCAGCCTACAGAGGAAGAGCTTCAGTCTTCCTCATTGAGCAGAG CAGGACGCTCCTCATACTGCAGAAGCTCCTGCTTGTTCGTCTTCCCAGGAGAGAAACGTCCCGCTCCCTGGGCCGGCGGTGGAGGCAGTGCTCCCACAGTCCACAAAGAAGCAGAGAGGCAGGAGGTTCCCCAAGTTGAAG ATCCTGAAAAAGTCGAAGAGGGTGCACCCTTTGTAGCCCTCTATCATGGCTCAGGGTGA